From Methylobacterium radiodurans, a single genomic window includes:
- a CDS encoding NirA family protein, whose protein sequence is MADNFNAEQKRYLEGFASGIAAARLTGGLAIGQGAGAPPAEPTGPDAIHIKAQDRTIKDGGKLCDQEKWKRAENPFDGHNRLKAEAAAGKQPKPEDNFRWRYHGMFWVAPNQTSYMCRIRVPNGILQHWQFAGIADLADAHGGGYGHVTTRAGLQVREISPEHAQPFLDGLTDLGLTAQGAGADNIRNVTGSPAAGIDAQELLDTRPLTKAWHNWILNDRSLYGLPRKFNVSFDGGGVMPALEETNDIGFQAIQVLEGASVEPGVWMRLVLGGISGHRDLARDTGVVLRPEDCNRVADAIIRVFIENGDRTNRNKARMKYVLDAWGFEKYLAAVEEKLGRKLDRVAPEHVAPRKPTDRFSHVGVHSQVQPGLNWVGVVLPVGKMTSDQMRGLAKIAAECGDGQIRMTVWQNFIFSGVPDARVDEVEARVLALGLSVKAAGIRSGLVACTGARGCKFAASDTKGHAMLIADHVEATVTELDVPVNVHLTGCHHSCAQHYIGDIGLIGAKVVVSEEGDTVEGYDIVVGGGFAENPKIGTEIWKAVKAEDCPSRVEALLRAYLARRQGPEESFQSFTARISAESLRDAAEEQPALKAAA, encoded by the coding sequence ATGGCTGACAACTTCAACGCCGAGCAGAAGCGCTACCTCGAAGGCTTCGCCTCCGGCATCGCGGCGGCCCGGCTGACGGGCGGCCTCGCGATCGGGCAGGGGGCCGGCGCGCCCCCGGCCGAGCCCACGGGTCCCGACGCGATCCACATCAAGGCGCAGGACCGCACGATCAAGGACGGCGGCAAGCTCTGCGACCAGGAGAAGTGGAAGCGGGCCGAGAACCCCTTCGACGGGCACAACCGCCTGAAAGCCGAGGCGGCGGCCGGCAAGCAGCCCAAGCCCGAGGACAATTTCCGCTGGCGCTACCACGGCATGTTCTGGGTCGCGCCGAACCAGACCTCCTACATGTGCCGGATCCGGGTGCCGAACGGCATCCTGCAGCACTGGCAGTTCGCCGGCATCGCCGACCTCGCGGACGCGCATGGCGGCGGCTACGGCCACGTCACCACCCGCGCCGGCCTGCAGGTGCGCGAGATCAGTCCTGAGCACGCCCAGCCCTTCCTCGACGGGCTCACCGATCTCGGCCTGACCGCGCAAGGGGCGGGCGCCGACAACATCCGCAACGTCACCGGCTCGCCCGCCGCCGGCATCGACGCGCAGGAGTTGCTGGACACGCGGCCCCTCACCAAGGCCTGGCACAACTGGATCCTCAACGACCGCTCGCTCTACGGCCTGCCGCGCAAGTTCAACGTCTCGTTCGACGGCGGCGGCGTGATGCCGGCGCTGGAGGAGACGAACGACATCGGCTTCCAGGCGATCCAGGTGCTGGAGGGCGCCTCGGTCGAGCCGGGCGTGTGGATGCGCCTCGTGCTCGGCGGCATCTCGGGCCACCGGGACCTCGCGCGCGACACCGGCGTGGTGCTGCGCCCCGAGGACTGCAACCGGGTCGCCGACGCGATCATCCGGGTCTTCATCGAGAACGGCGACCGGACGAACCGCAACAAGGCCCGGATGAAGTACGTCCTCGACGCCTGGGGCTTCGAGAAGTACCTCGCCGCCGTCGAGGAGAAGCTCGGGCGCAAGCTCGACCGGGTCGCGCCGGAGCACGTCGCGCCCCGCAAGCCGACCGACCGCTTCAGCCATGTGGGCGTGCACAGCCAAGTTCAGCCCGGCCTGAACTGGGTCGGCGTGGTGCTCCCCGTCGGCAAGATGACCTCCGACCAGATGCGAGGTCTGGCCAAGATCGCGGCGGAGTGCGGCGATGGCCAGATCCGCATGACGGTCTGGCAGAACTTCATCTTCTCGGGCGTGCCGGATGCGCGTGTCGACGAGGTCGAGGCCCGGGTCCTGGCGCTCGGCCTCTCGGTGAAGGCCGCGGGCATCCGCTCGGGGCTCGTCGCCTGCACGGGCGCGCGCGGCTGCAAGTTCGCCGCCTCCGACACCAAGGGCCACGCGATGCTCATCGCCGACCACGTCGAGGCGACCGTGACGGAGCTCGACGTGCCGGTGAACGTCCACCTCACCGGCTGCCACCACTCCTGCGCCCAGCACTACATCGGCGATATCGGCCTGATCGGCGCCAAGGTCGTCGTCTCGGAGGAGGGCGACACCGTCGAGGGCTACGACATCGTGGTCGGCGGGGGCTTCGCCGAGAACCCGAAGATCGGCACCGAGATCTGGAAGGCGGTCAAGGCGGAGGATTGCCCCTCTCGCGTCGAGGCGCTGCTGCGCGCCTATCTCGCCCGCCGCCAGGGCCCGGAGGAGAGCTTCCAGTCCTTCACCGCCCGCATCAGCGCGGAATCGCTCCGCGACGCCGCCGAGGAACAGCCCGCCCTGAAGGCCGCCGCATGA